One window from the genome of Bacillus weihaiensis encodes:
- a CDS encoding AAA family ATPase, giving the protein MKPIQLSVAGLHSFREKQTIDFDSLCDGGIFGIFGPTGSGKSSILDAMTLALYGKVERAMNNTHGILNHAEEKLTVSFTFELENASAKKRYIVERTFKRTDEIKVKTSICRLIEVSTEHVVLADKAVEVNEKVYGLLGLTIDDFTRAVVLPQGKFAEFLSLKGAERRQMLQRLFHLEQYGDKMLKKLKKRLTLAKAKHNELEAEKTGLGDASKEAVKAAESDVEQAENLLEKRTKELEQVTKEFEEKQEVWKLQQEQENIEKDKRVLLLNEADIKRLRVELKRAEEAEFLRPYAEALQRSQSDYRDAKQQLHDNEATFHHIKKQYDETTKAYEAIRKEKSEEEPKLVAKREKLVQLEKVEQELLQDKKQLAQLTENNNKLKERHQASEELLVKATQLVEKALSKQQDLKEEQKKMVVTTKEREQISSASDLKQQVVQINQQLDEVSEVVRNKQNVLEVEKNQQKVLQKQLTDVQVKLREEYESLTQLFFVISERENEYNHFLQMCKKRVEDELTKQEEVKAKELAFELVNQLQEGAPCPVCGSTHHPDIAQKHDQNRPESDEITKQLKQELETLQSIQYEPQSLKVKAEALSQQLVSEFSFLHEFVSKEQSERNGLLSGVKDPTIRQGFDVFHTEFKALNQDFLQAKTTTERLVKQLRQLRQETQRKEDFISSTAGEEKEWEEKQRKIETKLVEVKQTYSELFPHLPFAQLEQLQQEMRQKDESFELLNERIQKSVMFIEEQQEMVKTQEKLAQKLIEEQIEIDTTISNRKAMVNEKQEKLKQAGLKNPFHQEIQETEATLRRLVDTEKELYDLWQQTSMKLQKKQSDLAAAEKTFERATGTLSEANQKWNMVKEDTSFQSVEETLASILSSTGKQELKNKIEEYEDKLKQLTTDLQRVTEKLAGRKVTLEEWSSMQQIRLEMQKMVNEAVEAKGAAARVVEELLSKHIRFSEIEVEQKELSTLLQHLEKLQSVFKGNSFVEYVAQEQLQQVSRDASERLSILTRGRYAIEVDSQGGFTMRDDANGGVRRPVSTLSGGETFLTSLALALSLSTQIQLRGEYPLQFFFLDEGFGTLDIELLDTVITALEKLQAQNLSVGVISHVQELRARLPRKLIVNPAEPSGKGTTVHLESL; this is encoded by the coding sequence ATGAAGCCCATTCAGTTATCAGTAGCTGGTTTGCATAGCTTTAGAGAAAAGCAAACCATTGACTTTGATTCTCTTTGTGACGGAGGTATCTTTGGTATTTTCGGTCCTACTGGAAGTGGGAAATCCTCCATTTTAGATGCGATGACGCTAGCCTTATATGGAAAAGTTGAACGTGCTATGAACAACACTCACGGTATTTTAAATCATGCCGAAGAAAAGCTGACTGTATCGTTCACTTTTGAGCTTGAAAATGCTTCAGCAAAAAAAAGATACATTGTGGAACGGACCTTTAAACGTACTGACGAGATTAAGGTGAAAACCTCCATTTGTCGGTTGATAGAGGTTTCAACTGAACATGTTGTTTTAGCTGACAAGGCTGTTGAGGTTAATGAGAAAGTGTATGGGTTGTTAGGGTTAACAATTGATGATTTCACACGTGCCGTTGTTCTTCCTCAAGGTAAATTTGCGGAGTTTTTATCATTAAAAGGTGCGGAGAGAAGACAAATGCTTCAGCGCTTATTCCATCTTGAACAATACGGAGATAAGATGCTAAAAAAACTGAAAAAACGTTTAACATTAGCAAAAGCTAAACACAATGAACTTGAAGCGGAAAAAACTGGTTTAGGAGATGCCTCAAAAGAAGCTGTTAAAGCAGCAGAATCCGATGTTGAACAAGCAGAAAACCTTTTAGAAAAACGAACAAAAGAACTAGAACAGGTAACAAAAGAGTTCGAAGAAAAGCAAGAAGTATGGAAGCTTCAGCAAGAGCAGGAAAACATCGAAAAGGATAAGCGAGTTCTACTATTAAACGAGGCTGATATCAAACGTCTAAGGGTTGAGTTGAAGAGAGCAGAGGAAGCTGAATTTTTACGTCCCTATGCAGAAGCTTTGCAAAGAAGTCAATCAGATTATCGTGACGCAAAACAACAGCTTCATGATAATGAAGCGACGTTTCATCATATAAAGAAACAATATGATGAAACGACAAAAGCATATGAAGCGATTCGTAAGGAAAAGTCCGAAGAGGAGCCGAAGCTAGTAGCTAAACGTGAAAAGCTTGTTCAGTTGGAAAAAGTGGAACAGGAGCTTCTTCAAGATAAAAAGCAACTGGCTCAACTTACAGAAAATAACAATAAATTAAAAGAACGGCATCAAGCAAGTGAAGAACTTTTAGTAAAAGCAACACAATTAGTAGAAAAAGCATTGAGTAAGCAACAAGACTTAAAAGAAGAGCAGAAAAAGATGGTTGTTACAACAAAAGAGCGTGAACAAATTAGCTCTGCTTCTGATTTAAAACAGCAAGTAGTACAAATAAACCAGCAGCTTGATGAAGTAAGTGAAGTTGTGAGAAATAAACAGAATGTACTTGAAGTAGAAAAGAATCAACAAAAGGTTCTTCAAAAACAACTCACAGACGTTCAAGTTAAGCTGAGAGAAGAGTATGAAAGTTTAACACAATTGTTTTTTGTTATTTCTGAAAGAGAAAATGAGTACAATCACTTTCTGCAGATGTGTAAAAAACGTGTGGAGGATGAGCTCACAAAACAAGAAGAAGTGAAAGCAAAGGAACTAGCCTTTGAGCTAGTGAATCAGCTTCAAGAAGGTGCACCATGTCCGGTGTGTGGGTCAACTCATCATCCAGACATCGCTCAAAAACATGATCAAAACAGACCTGAATCAGACGAAATCACTAAGCAACTTAAACAAGAGCTTGAAACATTACAAAGCATTCAATATGAGCCTCAATCGTTAAAAGTAAAAGCTGAAGCTTTATCACAGCAGCTTGTTTCAGAGTTTTCATTCTTACATGAATTTGTTTCTAAGGAACAAAGTGAAAGGAACGGACTTCTGTCAGGCGTAAAGGATCCTACCATTCGTCAAGGCTTTGACGTATTTCATACGGAATTTAAAGCACTAAATCAAGATTTTCTTCAAGCAAAAACAACGACCGAACGATTGGTCAAACAGCTAAGGCAGCTAAGGCAGGAAACTCAAAGAAAAGAAGATTTTATTTCATCTACAGCAGGTGAAGAAAAAGAGTGGGAGGAAAAACAACGTAAGATTGAGACTAAGTTAGTGGAAGTGAAGCAAACGTATTCCGAGCTTTTCCCTCATCTACCATTTGCTCAGCTTGAACAATTGCAACAAGAAATGAGACAAAAGGATGAGTCGTTTGAACTGTTAAACGAACGCATTCAAAAAAGTGTCATGTTTATAGAAGAACAACAGGAAATGGTGAAAACACAAGAAAAGCTAGCACAAAAATTAATAGAAGAACAAATAGAAATTGACACGACCATTTCCAATCGTAAAGCAATGGTAAATGAAAAGCAGGAAAAGCTGAAGCAAGCAGGATTGAAAAATCCCTTTCATCAAGAAATCCAAGAAACGGAAGCAACGCTAAGACGCTTAGTTGATACAGAAAAGGAGCTATATGACTTATGGCAACAAACTTCTATGAAGCTTCAGAAAAAGCAAAGTGACTTGGCTGCAGCCGAAAAGACGTTTGAAAGAGCAACAGGAACTTTATCTGAGGCCAATCAAAAGTGGAATATGGTTAAAGAGGACACATCTTTTCAATCAGTTGAAGAAACGTTGGCTTCCATTTTATCTTCTACAGGTAAACAGGAGCTTAAGAATAAAATTGAAGAATATGAGGACAAACTAAAACAGCTTACTACTGATTTACAGCGTGTAACTGAAAAGCTAGCGGGTAGAAAGGTTACACTTGAAGAATGGTCATCTATGCAACAAATAAGACTTGAGATGCAGAAGATGGTGAACGAAGCGGTTGAAGCAAAGGGTGCAGCTGCTAGGGTGGTAGAAGAGCTTTTATCAAAGCATATCCGATTCTCAGAGATTGAAGTGGAACAAAAAGAGCTAAGTACATTACTTCAGCATTTAGAAAAACTTCAATCTGTATTTAAAGGAAACAGCTTTGTAGAGTATGTTGCACAGGAGCAGCTTCAACAAGTAAGTCGTGATGCTTCCGAACGATTGAGTATTTTAACAAGAGGCAGATATGCGATAGAAGTAGACTCTCAAGGTGGGTTTACCATGCGAGACGACGCGAACGGGGGAGTAAGGAGACCTGTTTCAACCTTATCTGGAGGAGAAACCTTCTTAACCTCATTAGCGTTAGCCCTTTCCTTATCAACACAAATCCAATTGCGAGGAGAGTACCCACTTCAATTCTTCTTCTTGGATGAAGGATTTGGAACATTGGATATTGAGTTGCTAGATACCGTCATAACTGCGCTTGAAAAGCTACAAGCACAGAACCTTTCAGTCGGTGTCATTAGCCACGTTCAAGAGCTTCGTGCTAGGTTACCAAGGAAATTAATCGTCAATCCAGCAGAACCATCTGGGAAAGGAACAACCGTTCATTTAGAATCTCTATAG
- the addA gene encoding helicase-exonuclease AddAB subunit AddA: MSEFMAKPENSQWTDDQWKAIAASGQDILVAAAAGSGKTAVLVERIIRKILSRENPVDVDSLLVVTFTNASAAEMRSRIGEALEKSLKDNPSSLHLRRQLTLLNKASISTLHSFCLQVVRKYYYLINIDPGFRIADQTEGQLLIDEVLDELFEEEYSDENNEEFFDLVDRYTSDRSDMELQTLIRELYFFSRSHPTPTEWLNDLANMYDLKDEADFESLPFLTFLLQDIDMQLSGVREQLLQAMELTKQPAGPAPRAENLEDDLKQLANIMAHKNSWDQLGEQLKSFKPSRAKIVKGDQYDKKLTDQVTSLRNAAKKQIEQLRDELFSRSLSNYKQDFLHLKPVVSKLVSLVQQFALRYEGMKKEKGLVDFADLEHYCLQILKGEDDQSSEAALYYKHQFVEVLVDEYQDTNLVQESILKLVTKDTESAGNLFMVGDVKQSIYRFRLAEPFLFLSKYKRFTQAGDVSGMRIDLSKNFRSRSEILDGTNYLFKQIMGENVGEIIYDHDAELKLGASYPENEQMSTELLLIEKGGKDNESESEELEQAGLFDEQELETVQLEARIMAKRIKKLIEQQFPVYDRGIDGTRPMTYRDVVILLRSMPWAPQIMEEFKQAGIPVYANLSNGYFEATEVAIMMSLLKVIDNPFQDIPLAAVLRSPIVDATENEMALIRTFDRKGTFYDAVKACVSSEGDERHQSLIQKLKAFVALLESWRDLARQGSVSELIWQLYRDTKFFDFVGGMPGGKQRQANLRALYDRARQYEATSFRGLFRFLRFIERMQDRGDDLGAARALGEQEDVVRLMTIHSSKGLEFPVVFVAGLSKQFNMMDLNKKYLLDKELGFGTKLINPKLRVSYPTLPYLALKKKMRMELLAEEMRVLYVALTRAKEKLYLVGTLKDAEKKLTDWRNHLSHQEWLLPDFERAKAKSYMDWVGPALIRHKDCYMMSDGMVCLQEEISQHPSKWTVEKVNGEDLKEVFANEEQINTERLASIQKGEEVSIESDQKALVKEQLTFVYPYLENTKKRSKQSVTELKRQQEVRDEYSDQQFVKKERSSSFLYNRPNFMQEKSISAAERGTAMHTVMQHLSITEPVTAERVQLKIKELIEKEILTEQLASVIDRHQIVQFFSTEVGARMLQAKQVYREVPFSYALKSDGDNEMDEPILVQGVIDCLFEDELGTVLLDYKTDTIKGKFASFIDAEPILKDRYQVQIDLYGKAIEEIIQRPLQERYLFFFDGGYLVKM, from the coding sequence ATGAGTGAGTTTATGGCAAAACCAGAAAATAGCCAGTGGACGGATGATCAATGGAAGGCAATCGCTGCTAGTGGACAGGATATTTTAGTTGCGGCCGCTGCTGGATCTGGAAAAACAGCTGTATTAGTTGAACGAATTATACGAAAGATTCTTTCAAGGGAAAACCCTGTAGATGTAGATTCCCTTCTAGTCGTGACATTTACAAATGCATCTGCTGCGGAAATGAGGAGCCGTATTGGAGAGGCCCTTGAGAAATCACTAAAGGATAACCCATCTTCTCTTCATTTACGTAGACAGCTTACTTTATTAAATAAAGCATCTATATCAACTCTTCATTCTTTCTGCTTACAGGTTGTAAGGAAGTACTATTATTTAATTAATATTGATCCAGGCTTCCGTATTGCTGATCAAACAGAGGGACAACTCCTTATTGATGAGGTACTCGATGAGTTATTTGAAGAAGAATACAGCGATGAAAATAATGAAGAGTTTTTTGATTTGGTTGATCGTTATACATCAGACCGAAGTGATATGGAGCTTCAAACACTGATTCGAGAGCTGTATTTTTTCTCGAGATCTCATCCTACTCCAACCGAGTGGCTTAACGATCTAGCTAACATGTATGATCTTAAAGATGAAGCGGATTTTGAATCGTTACCATTTTTGACATTCTTACTTCAAGATATCGATATGCAGCTAAGTGGGGTTCGTGAACAATTATTACAAGCAATGGAGCTAACAAAGCAGCCAGCAGGTCCTGCCCCACGTGCAGAAAATTTAGAGGATGATTTGAAGCAGCTTGCCAACATTATGGCGCATAAGAATTCATGGGATCAATTAGGGGAGCAGCTTAAGAGCTTTAAGCCTTCACGTGCAAAAATAGTGAAGGGTGATCAATATGATAAAAAGCTGACAGATCAAGTAACATCCTTACGAAATGCAGCAAAAAAGCAAATAGAGCAATTACGAGATGAATTATTTTCGCGCTCCCTTTCTAATTACAAACAGGATTTTCTACATTTAAAGCCTGTGGTGTCCAAACTTGTCTCACTTGTTCAACAATTCGCGCTCCGATACGAGGGAATGAAGAAGGAAAAGGGACTTGTTGATTTTGCTGATTTAGAGCATTATTGCTTGCAGATCTTAAAGGGTGAAGACGATCAGTCAAGTGAAGCAGCTCTTTATTACAAGCACCAATTTGTTGAGGTTCTTGTCGATGAATACCAGGATACGAATCTTGTACAAGAATCGATCTTAAAGCTAGTGACAAAGGATACAGAATCAGCTGGCAATTTGTTTATGGTTGGTGATGTAAAGCAATCCATTTACCGCTTTCGCTTGGCTGAGCCTTTCCTTTTTCTGAGTAAATATAAACGATTTACTCAAGCTGGGGACGTATCGGGGATGAGAATAGATTTATCGAAAAACTTCCGAAGTCGTTCAGAGATTTTAGATGGCACGAACTACTTGTTTAAGCAGATCATGGGCGAGAATGTTGGAGAGATTATCTATGATCATGACGCTGAGCTAAAACTAGGTGCAAGCTACCCTGAAAACGAACAAATGAGTACTGAGCTACTCTTAATTGAGAAGGGTGGCAAGGACAACGAATCTGAGTCCGAGGAGCTAGAGCAAGCTGGTTTATTTGATGAGCAAGAGCTTGAAACGGTCCAGCTAGAAGCACGAATCATGGCTAAAAGAATAAAAAAACTTATTGAACAACAATTTCCTGTATATGATCGAGGGATAGATGGAACAAGACCGATGACGTATCGAGATGTTGTCATACTATTACGTTCTATGCCATGGGCACCTCAAATTATGGAGGAATTTAAACAAGCGGGCATCCCTGTCTATGCCAATCTTTCTAATGGATATTTCGAAGCAACAGAAGTCGCGATTATGATGTCCTTGCTAAAAGTCATCGATAATCCATTTCAGGATATTCCTCTAGCAGCTGTGCTACGTTCACCAATCGTAGATGCGACAGAAAACGAAATGGCCTTAATTCGTACCTTTGATCGGAAAGGCACGTTTTATGATGCGGTTAAAGCGTGTGTATCCTCGGAAGGTGATGAAAGGCATCAAAGCTTGATACAGAAGCTAAAAGCATTTGTCGCTTTACTTGAAAGCTGGCGTGACCTTGCTAGACAAGGATCTGTTTCTGAATTAATTTGGCAGTTATACCGTGATACAAAGTTTTTTGATTTTGTTGGCGGTATGCCGGGTGGAAAGCAGCGTCAAGCGAATCTTCGTGCCTTATATGATCGAGCAAGACAATACGAAGCAACGTCCTTTAGAGGTTTGTTCCGCTTCCTTCGTTTTATTGAAAGAATGCAGGATCGTGGCGATGACCTAGGAGCCGCTCGTGCATTAGGTGAACAAGAGGATGTTGTCAGACTCATGACAATTCATAGTTCAAAAGGTCTTGAGTTCCCAGTTGTTTTTGTGGCGGGACTTTCTAAGCAATTCAATATGATGGATCTAAATAAAAAGTACCTCCTAGATAAAGAATTAGGTTTTGGGACAAAGTTGATTAATCCGAAATTACGTGTGAGCTATCCAACGCTTCCATATCTTGCGTTAAAAAAGAAGATGAGGATGGAATTGCTTGCTGAGGAAATGCGGGTCCTTTATGTTGCATTAACACGTGCGAAGGAAAAGCTTTACTTGGTAGGTACCTTGAAGGATGCAGAAAAGAAGCTTACTGATTGGCGTAATCACCTTTCTCATCAAGAGTGGCTTTTACCTGACTTTGAGAGGGCAAAAGCAAAAAGCTATATGGACTGGGTGGGACCAGCGTTAATCCGCCATAAGGATTGCTATATGATGTCAGATGGAATGGTATGCTTACAGGAGGAGATCTCTCAGCACCCATCTAAGTGGACTGTTGAAAAGGTAAATGGAGAGGATCTGAAGGAAGTCTTTGCAAATGAAGAGCAAATAAATACGGAGAGATTAGCTTCCATTCAAAAAGGGGAAGAGGTATCCATTGAAAGTGACCAGAAGGCATTAGTAAAGGAGCAGCTTACGTTTGTTTATCCTTATTTAGAAAATACGAAAAAGCGTTCGAAGCAATCTGTAACCGAGTTGAAAAGACAGCAAGAGGTTAGAGATGAATACAGCGATCAGCAGTTTGTAAAGAAGGAACGATCGTCATCATTCCTATACAACCGACCTAATTTCATGCAAGAAAAATCCATTTCAGCAGCTGAACGAGGAACAGCAATGCATACAGTGATGCAACATCTTTCTATTACAGAACCAGTAACAGCTGAGAGAGTCCAATTGAAAATTAAAGAGCTGATAGAAAAGGAAATCTTAACAGAACAATTAGCGAGTGTGATTGATCGTCATCAAATCGTTCAATTCTTTTCAACGGAGGTTGGAGCTAGAATGCTTCAAGCAAAGCAAGTGTATCGTGAGGTTCCATTTAGCTATGCGTTGAAATCAGATGGGGATAATGAAATGGATGAGCCAATTTTAGTACAAGGGGTCATCGACTGCTTATTTGAGGATGAGCTAGGAACGGTTCTATTAGACTATAAAACAGATACGATTAAGGGGAAATTTGCTAGTTTTATTGATGCAGAGCCTATATTGAAGGATCGATATCAAGTTCAAATTGATTTATATGGAAAAGCCATTGAAGAAATCATACAAAGACCTCTACAAGAAAGATATTTATTTTTCTTTGACGGTGGTTACTTAGTGAAAATGTAA
- a CDS encoding metallophosphoesterase family protein, with amino-acid sequence MRILHTADWHLGRSLEGRSRLVEQAEFIDELVKIVEEEQIDAILMAGDAFDTVNPPAAAEQLFYEGLSRLSDHGRRPIIVIAGNHDNPDRLSAASPLTGNHAIHLIGYPLMDTIKIDVPKAGQKMQVAALAYPSEARLEQILSAEHEEVQLRNKYDEKIREIFGKMSEQFQKDTVNIAMSHIHVAGGSSTDSERPIEVGGAYTVAATSMPEAAQYVALGHLHRPQTIKRASTLTRYSGSPLAYSFSEIGYTKSVTIIEAQPNQPVEIREIPLSSGKPLVKWKATEGITQVHQWLDEGKDANAWIDLQIHLTSTLSIEEIHRLRKWHPGFIHIRPVFEQELEVAATRQANVPIDQLFTQFYEKQTGGAKPEDELIKLFLELVNQEDESEEGDDQ; translated from the coding sequence ATGCGCATATTGCATACAGCTGATTGGCATCTAGGACGATCATTAGAAGGTCGAAGCCGATTGGTAGAGCAAGCAGAATTTATAGACGAGCTTGTGAAAATTGTAGAAGAAGAACAAATTGATGCCATCCTGATGGCTGGAGATGCATTTGATACGGTCAATCCGCCTGCTGCAGCTGAGCAGCTATTCTACGAAGGACTTTCAAGGCTATCTGATCATGGAAGGCGCCCAATCATTGTGATAGCAGGCAATCATGATAACCCAGATCGATTATCCGCAGCCTCACCATTAACAGGTAATCATGCTATCCATTTAATCGGCTATCCATTGATGGATACGATAAAAATTGATGTTCCAAAAGCCGGGCAAAAAATGCAAGTGGCAGCACTAGCTTATCCTTCTGAAGCTAGACTTGAACAAATCCTATCAGCAGAACATGAAGAAGTTCAGCTTAGAAATAAATATGATGAAAAGATCCGTGAAATTTTTGGGAAGATGAGTGAACAATTTCAAAAGGATACTGTAAATATAGCGATGAGCCACATTCATGTAGCGGGTGGAAGCTCAACTGATTCAGAACGACCAATTGAAGTTGGTGGGGCATACACAGTGGCAGCAACTAGTATGCCCGAAGCCGCTCAATACGTAGCGCTAGGTCACTTACATCGTCCGCAAACTATAAAACGTGCAAGCACCTTAACTCGCTATTCTGGATCACCACTTGCGTACAGCTTTTCAGAAATTGGCTATACAAAATCCGTTACTATTATTGAAGCACAGCCAAATCAACCAGTTGAAATAAGAGAAATCCCTCTTTCTTCTGGAAAACCGCTTGTGAAATGGAAAGCGACAGAAGGGATAACTCAAGTCCATCAATGGCTTGATGAGGGGAAGGATGCCAATGCGTGGATTGATTTGCAAATTCATTTAACGTCGACTCTTTCTATTGAAGAAATTCATCGTCTGAGAAAATGGCATCCTGGTTTTATTCATATTCGACCTGTTTTTGAGCAAGAGCTAGAAGTTGCAGCAACAAGACAAGCGAATGTACCGATTGACCAGCTTTTTACCCAGTTTTATGAAAAACAAACAGGTGGTGCAAAGCCTGAGGATGAACTAATTAAGCTATTCTTAGAGCTTGTGAATCAAGAGGATGAATCTGAGGAGGGAGATGACCAATGA